From the genome of Callithrix jacchus isolate 240 chromosome 7, calJac240_pri, whole genome shotgun sequence, one region includes:
- the SLC2A5 gene encoding solute carrier family 2, facilitated glucose transporter member 5 isoform X1, translating to MEQQDQSMKEGRLTLVLALATLIAAFGSSFQYGYNVAAVNSPAVYMQQFYNETYRDRTGEFIEDFPLTLLWSLTVSMFPFGGFIGSLLVGPLVNKFGRKGALLFNNIFSIVPAILMGCSKVAKSFELIIISRLLVGICAGLSSNVVPMYLGELAPKNLRGALGVVPQLFITVGILVAQIFGLRNLLANEDGWPILLGLTGVPAALQLVLLPFFPESPRYLLIQKKDEAAAKQALKTLRGWDSVDAEVAEIRQEDEAEKAAGFISVLKLFRMRSLRWQLISIIILMGGQQLSGVNAIYYYADQIYLSAGVKEEHVQYVTAGTGAVNVVMTFCAVFVVELLGRRLLLLLGFSICLTACCVLTAALALQNTVSWMPYISIVCVISYVVGHAIGPSPIPALLITEIFLQSSRSSAFMVGGSVHWLSNFTVGLIFPFIQEGLGPYSFIVFAVICLLTTIYIFLIVPETKAKTFMEINQIFTKMNKVSEVYPEKEELKELPPVTSEQ from the exons AGGCTGACGCTTGTGCTTGCCCTGGCAACCCTGATAGCTGCCTTTGGGTCGTCCTTCCAGTATGGGTACAACGTGGCTGCTGTCAACTCCCCAGCAGTG TACATGCAACAATTTTACAATGAGACCTACCGGGATAGGACTGGTGAATTCATTGAAGACTTCCCCTTGACGTTGCTGTGGTCTTTAACTGTGTCCATGTTTCCCTTTGGAGGCTTTATTGGATCCCTCCTGGTCGGGCCCTTGGTGAATAAATTTGGCAG AAAAGGGGCCTTGCTGTTCAACAACATATTTTCTATCGTGCCTGCGATCTTAATGGGATGCAGCAAAGTCGCCAAGTCCTTTGAGCTTATCATTATTTCCAGACTTTTGGTGGGAATATGTGCAG GTCTATCTTCCAATGTGGTCCCCATGTACTTAGGGGAGCTGGCCCCTAAAAACCTGAGGGGGGCTCTTGGGGTGGTGCCCCAGCTCTTCATCACCGTCGGCATCCTCGTGGCCCAGATCTTTGGTCTTCGGAATCTCCTTGCAAATGAAGATG gcTGGCCGATCCTGCTGGGGCTGACCGGGGTCCCTGCGGCACTGCAGCTCGTTCTGCTGCCCTTCTTTCCCGAGAGCCCCAGATACCTGCTGATTCAGAAGAAAGATGAAGCGGCCGCCAAGCAAG CCCTGAAGACACTGCGCGGCTGGGACTCTGTAGACGCGGAGGTGGCCGAGATCCGGCAGGAGGACGAGGCCGAGAAGGCCGCCGGCTTTATCTCGGTGCTGAAGCTGTTCCGGATGCGCTCGCTGCGCTGGCAGCTGATATCCATCATCATCCTCATGGGCGGACAGCAGCTGTCGGGCGTCAACGCC ATATACTATTACGCGGACCAGATCTACCTGAGCGCCGGCGTGAAGGAGGAGCACGTGCAGTATGTGACGGCCGGCACCGGGGCCGTGAACGTGGTCATGACCTTCTGCGCT GTGTTCGTGGTGGAGCTGCTGGGTCGGAGGCTGCTGTTGCTGTTGGGCTTCTCCATCTGCCTCACAGCGTGCTGCGTGCTCACCGCGGCTCTGGCCCTGCAG AACACAGTGTCCTGGATGCCATATATCAGCATCGTCTGTGTCATCTCCTACGTTGTGGGACATGCCATTGGACCCA GTCCCATCCCCGCACTGCTCATCACTGAGATCTTCTTGCAGTCCTCTCGGTCATCTGCCTTCATGGTGGGGGGCAGCGTGCACTGGCTCTCCAACTTCACCGTGGGCTTGATCTTCCCGTTCATCCAG GAGGGCCTCGGCCCATACAGCTTCATTGTCTTCGCTGTGATCTGTCTCCTCACCACCATCTACATCTTCCTGATTGTCCCCGAGACTAAGGCCAAGACGTTCATGGAGATCAATCAGATTTTCACCAAAATGAATAAGGTGTCTGAAGTGTACCCAGAAAAGGAGGAACTGAAAGAGCTTCCACCTGTCACTTCAGAACAGTGA
- the SLC2A5 gene encoding solute carrier family 2, facilitated glucose transporter member 5 isoform X2 has translation MQQFYNETYRDRTGEFIEDFPLTLLWSLTVSMFPFGGFIGSLLVGPLVNKFGRKGALLFNNIFSIVPAILMGCSKVAKSFELIIISRLLVGICAGLSSNVVPMYLGELAPKNLRGALGVVPQLFITVGILVAQIFGLRNLLANEDGWPILLGLTGVPAALQLVLLPFFPESPRYLLIQKKDEAAAKQALKTLRGWDSVDAEVAEIRQEDEAEKAAGFISVLKLFRMRSLRWQLISIIILMGGQQLSGVNAIYYYADQIYLSAGVKEEHVQYVTAGTGAVNVVMTFCAVFVVELLGRRLLLLLGFSICLTACCVLTAALALQNTVSWMPYISIVCVISYVVGHAIGPSPIPALLITEIFLQSSRSSAFMVGGSVHWLSNFTVGLIFPFIQEGLGPYSFIVFAVICLLTTIYIFLIVPETKAKTFMEINQIFTKMNKVSEVYPEKEELKELPPVTSEQ, from the exons ATGCAACAATTTTACAATGAGACCTACCGGGATAGGACTGGTGAATTCATTGAAGACTTCCCCTTGACGTTGCTGTGGTCTTTAACTGTGTCCATGTTTCCCTTTGGAGGCTTTATTGGATCCCTCCTGGTCGGGCCCTTGGTGAATAAATTTGGCAG AAAAGGGGCCTTGCTGTTCAACAACATATTTTCTATCGTGCCTGCGATCTTAATGGGATGCAGCAAAGTCGCCAAGTCCTTTGAGCTTATCATTATTTCCAGACTTTTGGTGGGAATATGTGCAG GTCTATCTTCCAATGTGGTCCCCATGTACTTAGGGGAGCTGGCCCCTAAAAACCTGAGGGGGGCTCTTGGGGTGGTGCCCCAGCTCTTCATCACCGTCGGCATCCTCGTGGCCCAGATCTTTGGTCTTCGGAATCTCCTTGCAAATGAAGATG gcTGGCCGATCCTGCTGGGGCTGACCGGGGTCCCTGCGGCACTGCAGCTCGTTCTGCTGCCCTTCTTTCCCGAGAGCCCCAGATACCTGCTGATTCAGAAGAAAGATGAAGCGGCCGCCAAGCAAG CCCTGAAGACACTGCGCGGCTGGGACTCTGTAGACGCGGAGGTGGCCGAGATCCGGCAGGAGGACGAGGCCGAGAAGGCCGCCGGCTTTATCTCGGTGCTGAAGCTGTTCCGGATGCGCTCGCTGCGCTGGCAGCTGATATCCATCATCATCCTCATGGGCGGACAGCAGCTGTCGGGCGTCAACGCC ATATACTATTACGCGGACCAGATCTACCTGAGCGCCGGCGTGAAGGAGGAGCACGTGCAGTATGTGACGGCCGGCACCGGGGCCGTGAACGTGGTCATGACCTTCTGCGCT GTGTTCGTGGTGGAGCTGCTGGGTCGGAGGCTGCTGTTGCTGTTGGGCTTCTCCATCTGCCTCACAGCGTGCTGCGTGCTCACCGCGGCTCTGGCCCTGCAG AACACAGTGTCCTGGATGCCATATATCAGCATCGTCTGTGTCATCTCCTACGTTGTGGGACATGCCATTGGACCCA GTCCCATCCCCGCACTGCTCATCACTGAGATCTTCTTGCAGTCCTCTCGGTCATCTGCCTTCATGGTGGGGGGCAGCGTGCACTGGCTCTCCAACTTCACCGTGGGCTTGATCTTCCCGTTCATCCAG GAGGGCCTCGGCCCATACAGCTTCATTGTCTTCGCTGTGATCTGTCTCCTCACCACCATCTACATCTTCCTGATTGTCCCCGAGACTAAGGCCAAGACGTTCATGGAGATCAATCAGATTTTCACCAAAATGAATAAGGTGTCTGAAGTGTACCCAGAAAAGGAGGAACTGAAAGAGCTTCCACCTGTCACTTCAGAACAGTGA